A section of the Streptomyces sp. NBC_01591 genome encodes:
- a CDS encoding MerR family transcriptional regulator, with amino-acid sequence MTVMESASANTSVKVDACATAPQAHPRPEGQDRYTISEVAAFTGLTAHTLRWYERIGLMPHVDRSHTGQRRFTNRDLDWLAFVGKLRLTGMPVADMVRYAELLREGEHTFEERQELLEATRRDVITRIAELQDTLAVLDYKIDFYAGARRAPERPSA; translated from the coding sequence ATGACGGTGATGGAGAGCGCTTCAGCGAACACTTCCGTGAAGGTGGACGCCTGCGCCACGGCCCCGCAGGCGCATCCGCGTCCCGAGGGTCAGGACCGGTACACCATCAGTGAGGTCGCGGCCTTCACCGGGCTCACCGCGCACACCCTGCGCTGGTACGAGCGGATCGGGCTGATGCCGCACGTCGACCGGTCCCACACCGGCCAGCGCCGCTTCACCAACCGAGACCTGGACTGGCTGGCCTTCGTCGGCAAGCTGCGGCTGACCGGGATGCCGGTCGCCGACATGGTCCGGTACGCGGAGCTGCTGCGCGAGGGCGAGCACACCTTCGAGGAACGGCAGGAGCTGCTGGAGGCGACCCGCCGCGATGTGATCACGCGGATCGCGGAGCTCCAGGACACCCTCGCCGTGCTCGACTACAAGATCGACTTCTATGCGGGCGCCCGACGGGCGCCGGAGAGGCCCAGTGCCTGA
- a CDS encoding serine hydrolase domain-containing protein, with the protein MQSLAMIDNWPVPTAAAAVVRADGTVLGTHGPTAHRFPLASVTKPIAAYAALVAYEEGAIELDEPAGPQGSTIRHLLAHTSGLAFDEHRTTAAPGTRRLYSNAGFEVLGDHIAKATDIPFPEYVRQAVLEPLGMTATTVDGSPAKDGISTVDDLVRFAAEVQVPQLLDPHTVLAAQTVVHPGLKGVLPGYGHQNPNDWGLGFEIRDSKSPHWTGSSSSPATFGHFGQSGTFLWIDPVAGAACVALTDRPFGPWAVEAWPPFTDAVLAELRSAR; encoded by the coding sequence ATGCAGAGCCTGGCGATGATCGACAACTGGCCCGTCCCCACCGCGGCGGCTGCCGTCGTACGAGCGGACGGCACCGTTCTCGGTACGCACGGCCCGACCGCGCACCGCTTCCCGCTCGCCTCCGTCACCAAGCCGATCGCGGCCTACGCGGCGCTGGTGGCATACGAGGAGGGCGCGATCGAGCTCGACGAGCCGGCGGGGCCGCAGGGGTCCACCATCCGGCACCTGCTCGCGCACACCAGCGGGCTCGCCTTCGACGAGCACCGTACGACGGCCGCGCCCGGCACCCGCCGGCTCTACTCCAACGCGGGCTTCGAGGTGCTCGGCGACCACATCGCCAAGGCCACCGACATCCCGTTCCCGGAGTACGTGCGCCAGGCGGTGCTGGAACCGCTGGGCATGACGGCGACCACGGTGGACGGCTCGCCCGCCAAGGACGGCATCTCGACCGTCGACGATCTCGTACGGTTCGCGGCGGAGGTGCAGGTGCCCCAACTGCTCGACCCGCACACCGTGCTGGCCGCGCAAACCGTCGTACACCCCGGCCTGAAGGGCGTGCTGCCGGGCTACGGTCACCAGAACCCCAACGACTGGGGGCTCGGCTTCGAGATCCGCGACTCCAAGTCCCCGCACTGGACGGGCAGTTCCTCGTCGCCCGCGACCTTCGGCCACTTCGGGCAGTCGGGGACGTTCCTGTGGATCGACCCGGTCGCGGGCGCGGCGTGCGTCGCGCTGACCGACCGGCCCTTCGGCCCGTGGGCCGTGGAGGCATGGCCGCCGTTCACGGACGCGGTGCTCGCGGAGCTCCGCTCCGCCCGCTGA
- a CDS encoding toll/interleukin-1 receptor domain-containing protein — protein sequence MGLEEWGLVVGVVGTVAAVVSTGIEVRGRMSRRRSAAPASPPMNRGGRYDVFISYAEADSEAAETLAGRLSAEGLRIFLAKWIGPGLVESLEKEAALSSSANGILVFSTATMNDSAIRDEYAALLDRAHTGGRRFIPVLVEDVELPPFARIRRPVDLRDPGSAPFDDSLAMLVRAMQPRSDAT from the coding sequence ATGGGTCTTGAGGAGTGGGGGCTGGTGGTGGGCGTGGTTGGCACGGTTGCTGCGGTCGTCTCAACCGGTATCGAGGTACGTGGCCGAATGTCCCGCAGACGGTCTGCCGCCCCTGCCTCTCCTCCCATGAACCGGGGCGGAAGATATGACGTATTCATTTCCTACGCCGAAGCGGACAGCGAAGCGGCGGAGACACTCGCCGGTCGACTTTCCGCCGAAGGGCTGCGTATTTTTCTGGCCAAGTGGATCGGACCTGGTCTTGTGGAAAGTCTGGAAAAGGAAGCGGCTCTGAGTTCCTCGGCCAACGGAATCCTCGTCTTCAGCACCGCGACCATGAACGACTCCGCGATCCGCGACGAGTACGCCGCCCTGCTCGACCGTGCGCACACAGGCGGCCGTCGGTTCATCCCCGTGCTGGTGGAGGACGTGGAGCTGCCACCCTTCGCCCGTATTCGCAGGCCGGTGGATCTACGAGACCCGGGCAGTGCCCCATTCGACGACAGCCTCGCCATGCTGGTGCGAGCCATGCAGCCCCGGAGCGATGCCACCTGA
- a CDS encoding TIR domain-containing protein encodes MDVFLSYSPEDAAWVRKLAGGLSRRGLKVFFDEWDVLPGDVVVRRTDAAISDTACAIMVISPASTTSPRALEEYAALATAGATRNLRFIPVLIGDTALPPFAANRVWRDFRNVDEQEYEGKIEELFAVILGETEREAPGDSGTPLREENMAAALPSPPRPLTSPDQRAFVLCYAAADAAYGLALAGQLRSAGLPVWSAADLRPGDSQFWTIRRQLAFAAAVVVLMSPHSQDSDDITSMILEGMLHQRPFFPVLLEGQRNYHLAHTWYADARDGRLLSPAELDLLRDLDAAPDAGQPGAPSPVFPAPLARPAVGTVRVPPAVSLERLNTYLRDGEFAHADLQTTAVVLEAADRLDEGWVGARHLRTIPSSVLAGIDAVWADHSHGRQGFRAQAALAPVRRARHADFLALSVACGWRSSAETAVLRRYREFTDLAGPGPRSGFYPTLRNPQNEIFLNWYDQWTATVLAVQMHPRSGRNSR; translated from the coding sequence ATCGACGTATTCCTCTCCTACTCCCCCGAGGACGCCGCCTGGGTGAGAAAGCTGGCCGGCGGCCTCTCCCGGCGTGGGCTGAAGGTTTTCTTCGACGAGTGGGATGTGCTCCCCGGAGATGTGGTCGTGCGCCGAACCGACGCGGCGATCAGCGACACGGCGTGCGCCATCATGGTCATCAGTCCGGCTTCGACGACGTCACCGCGGGCGCTTGAGGAATACGCGGCCCTGGCCACGGCCGGAGCGACGCGGAACCTGCGGTTCATTCCCGTACTGATCGGCGACACCGCCCTCCCGCCTTTCGCCGCCAACCGGGTCTGGCGCGACTTCAGGAACGTGGACGAACAGGAATACGAGGGCAAGATCGAGGAACTCTTCGCAGTCATTCTGGGCGAGACGGAGCGAGAGGCCCCGGGTGACTCCGGTACACCGCTGCGGGAGGAGAACATGGCGGCGGCATTGCCGTCGCCGCCCCGCCCTCTCACCTCGCCGGACCAGCGCGCTTTCGTGCTCTGTTACGCCGCGGCCGACGCGGCCTACGGCCTGGCGCTCGCCGGCCAGTTGAGATCCGCCGGGCTGCCCGTGTGGTCGGCCGCCGATCTCCGGCCCGGGGATTCCCAGTTCTGGACGATCCGGCGACAACTGGCCTTTGCCGCAGCCGTTGTCGTGCTGATGTCGCCGCACTCACAGGATTCCGACGACATCACCAGCATGATCCTCGAAGGAATGCTGCACCAGCGTCCCTTCTTCCCCGTCCTGCTGGAAGGGCAACGCAATTACCACCTGGCGCACACCTGGTACGCCGACGCACGCGACGGCCGGCTGCTGAGCCCGGCCGAACTCGACCTGCTGCGGGACCTGGACGCCGCGCCGGACGCCGGTCAGCCGGGCGCCCCCTCGCCGGTGTTCCCGGCCCCGCTCGCCCGCCCGGCGGTGGGGACGGTACGGGTCCCGCCGGCCGTTTCCCTCGAACGCCTGAACACCTACCTGCGCGATGGGGAGTTCGCGCACGCCGACCTCCAGACCACTGCCGTCGTCCTGGAGGCGGCGGACCGGCTCGACGAGGGGTGGGTGGGCGCGCGGCACTTACGCACGATTCCCTCCTCGGTGCTGGCCGGTATCGACGCGGTGTGGGCGGACCATTCGCACGGGAGGCAAGGATTCCGCGCCCAGGCGGCGCTGGCCCCGGTGCGCCGTGCGCGGCACGCGGACTTCCTCGCACTGTCGGTGGCCTGCGGCTGGCGGAGTTCCGCGGAGACCGCCGTGCTGCGGCGCTACCGCGAGTTCACCGACCTGGCAGGACCCGGTCCCCGCAGCGGGTTCTATCCCACCCTGCGCAATCCGCAGAACGAAATCTTCCTCAATTGGTACGACCAGTGGACCGCCACGGTCCTGGCCGTCCAAATGCACCCTCGGAGCGGAAGGAACAGCAGGTGA
- a CDS encoding SPFH domain-containing protein, protein MNLTVFVIGFFVAAHFGKPEGYVLLGIFGIVVLARRAVRQHRRREEQGENWRNNGCAEAGLIMALISLTGEKLSEVDSLVIFLVVLVIVLLIAALVAWGGYRAVPADHVGIVRRVRGSSHPEFRHITPHNTRGILARTLLPDRSSWLMPTLYDVEFVPRTRVAEDKIGLVTAKAGKMRPTNRSVALSVECNNFQDGQAFLLNGGEQGKQVDTLAHGQTYDINTKLFKVKQVDRVHVPPGTIGLVNAKAGEIRPPGSLFSPHVECDNFQNGGRFLAGGGEQGRQLAILQGGAYYNINPALFDVVTVDNVRKKGGELTAQHLQEISIPIGYTGVVITLDGAEPGSSDQLGPRIPGHQGFQLPWVFLQNGGHRGVQEETLREGTVCALNPYFVRVVLIPTRLLILEWNDKTPAESRNYDAHLGRIAVTVQGHRLLVEMSQTLQIPPESAPILVSKNGGSQTTGLGGLDPDPLPVQRFVERVLGAIVASYFNEIAAAATVKEFLEAYAETRTELASQVHTSLQAWGVEVRNTTLGEFRAEDPMLNEILKRPAHEQMRSELLDLELANAEREDAIDVVRVQAENRRMALDLKARIDVLGLNNVMVLEMLAEITKAPVPQFIGGGDLSAYLETQPIARLEELLDKMQSLHGEAAIAGDARPSLTKGDIQADLPAQADVRDVPEDAG, encoded by the coding sequence GTGAATCTGACTGTCTTCGTGATCGGGTTCTTTGTCGCCGCGCATTTCGGGAAACCCGAGGGTTACGTACTTTTGGGCATATTTGGCATCGTCGTTCTTGCCCGCCGTGCCGTACGTCAGCACCGCAGACGCGAAGAGCAGGGTGAGAACTGGAGAAACAACGGATGCGCAGAAGCGGGCCTCATCATGGCCTTGATTTCATTGACTGGCGAGAAGCTGTCGGAGGTGGATTCCTTGGTCATTTTCCTGGTTGTCCTGGTTATTGTGCTGCTGATCGCCGCTCTCGTCGCGTGGGGCGGCTACCGCGCCGTCCCCGCCGACCATGTCGGTATCGTGCGCCGGGTCCGGGGTTCCAGTCATCCGGAATTCCGGCACATCACACCGCACAACACCCGGGGAATCCTGGCGCGTACGCTGCTGCCGGACCGTTCCAGTTGGCTCATGCCCACGCTCTACGACGTCGAGTTCGTACCCCGGACGCGGGTGGCCGAGGACAAGATCGGTCTGGTCACGGCCAAGGCGGGGAAGATGCGGCCGACGAACCGCTCCGTGGCCCTGTCCGTGGAATGCAACAACTTCCAGGACGGCCAGGCCTTTCTGCTGAACGGAGGGGAGCAGGGCAAACAGGTCGACACCCTGGCCCACGGCCAGACCTACGACATCAACACGAAACTCTTCAAGGTCAAGCAGGTGGACCGTGTCCACGTCCCCCCGGGCACGATCGGTCTGGTGAATGCGAAGGCGGGCGAGATCCGGCCGCCCGGCAGTCTCTTCAGTCCGCACGTGGAGTGCGACAACTTCCAGAACGGCGGCCGGTTCCTCGCCGGTGGCGGTGAACAGGGCAGGCAGTTGGCCATTCTGCAAGGAGGCGCCTACTACAACATCAATCCGGCGCTGTTCGACGTTGTCACCGTCGACAATGTCCGAAAGAAGGGGGGAGAACTGACGGCCCAGCACCTGCAGGAGATCTCCATTCCCATCGGCTACACCGGAGTGGTGATCACGCTCGACGGCGCGGAGCCGGGGTCGTCCGATCAGCTCGGGCCGCGTATTCCCGGACATCAGGGCTTTCAACTGCCGTGGGTGTTCCTGCAGAACGGTGGGCACCGGGGCGTGCAGGAGGAAACCCTCCGCGAGGGCACGGTCTGTGCGCTCAATCCGTACTTCGTCCGTGTCGTGCTGATCCCGACGCGTCTGCTCATTCTGGAATGGAACGACAAGACCCCGGCGGAGTCCCGGAACTACGACGCGCATCTGGGCCGGATCGCGGTCACGGTCCAGGGCCACCGGCTACTCGTGGAAATGAGCCAGACACTGCAGATTCCGCCGGAATCCGCGCCCATTCTGGTCAGCAAGAACGGCGGAAGCCAGACGACGGGCCTCGGCGGCCTCGACCCGGACCCGCTCCCCGTCCAGCGATTCGTGGAACGGGTGCTGGGCGCCATCGTCGCCTCGTACTTCAACGAGATCGCCGCCGCGGCCACCGTCAAGGAGTTCCTGGAGGCGTACGCCGAAACCCGGACCGAACTGGCCTCGCAGGTACACACCTCGCTGCAGGCGTGGGGCGTGGAGGTCCGGAACACCACCCTCGGTGAGTTCAGGGCCGAGGACCCGATGCTCAACGAGATCCTCAAGAGGCCGGCCCACGAGCAGATGCGCAGTGAACTGCTCGACCTGGAGCTGGCCAACGCGGAACGCGAAGACGCCATCGACGTGGTGCGGGTACAGGCCGAGAACCGACGCATGGCCCTGGATCTCAAGGCCCGCATCGACGTACTGGGACTGAACAACGTCATGGTGCTGGAGATGCTCGCGGAGATCACCAAGGCGCCCGTTCCGCAGTTCATCGGAGGCGGTGACCTCTCCGCCTACCTGGAGACGCAGCCGATCGCGCGGCTGGAAGAACTGCTGGACAAGATGCAGAGCCTGCATGGGGAGGCCGCTATCGCCGGTGACGCCCGGCCTTCGCTGACCAAGGGGGACATCCAGGCAGACCTCCCGGCCCAGGCCGACGTCCGGGATGTCCCGGAGGACGCCGGGTAG
- a CDS encoding GNAT family N-acetyltransferase: MADIVRATAADVPALASVLASAYAEDPVWSWLMPRDRDRRLRLLFTAHLAQQVPAGRVWTDPERTVAAVWAEPGKWKLPVTYLLRNAGPLVRATRAQLPRTAGRLFTMEHRHPAGPEHWYVEYIGTHADARGTGRGARVLGGLLERADADGRPVFLESSNRRNLTFYRRHGFAVHEEMTFRAGPPMWSMWRRGDERQSR; the protein is encoded by the coding sequence ATGGCCGACATAGTCCGCGCTACCGCCGCCGACGTCCCCGCGCTCGCCTCCGTGCTCGCCAGTGCCTACGCCGAGGATCCCGTCTGGAGCTGGCTGATGCCGCGCGACCGGGACCGGCGGCTGCGGCTGCTGTTCACCGCGCATCTGGCCCAGCAGGTCCCGGCCGGCCGGGTGTGGACAGATCCGGAGCGCACCGTCGCGGCGGTGTGGGCGGAGCCCGGGAAGTGGAAGCTGCCGGTGACGTACCTGCTGCGCAACGCGGGGCCGCTCGTACGCGCGACAAGGGCTCAACTCCCGCGTACCGCTGGCCGGTTGTTCACCATGGAGCACCGCCACCCGGCCGGTCCCGAGCACTGGTACGTCGAGTACATCGGCACCCACGCGGACGCGCGCGGCACGGGGCGCGGGGCGCGGGTGCTGGGTGGGCTGCTGGAGCGGGCGGACGCGGACGGGCGGCCGGTGTTCCTGGAGTCCAGCAACCGCCGCAACCTCACCTTCTACCGGCGGCACGGATTCGCCGTGCACGAGGAGATGACGTTCCGTGCCGGGCCGCCGATGTGGTCGATGTGGCGCCGGGGCGACGAGCGGCAGTCGCGGTAG
- a CDS encoding pirin family protein — translation MISVHRAEDRFLGGDQDAGILSRHAFSFGGFYDPDNLRFGAILACNSERLERGAGFEEHPHSHTEIVTWVVEGELTHRDSTGHATVVRPGDLQHLSAASGVRHVERNDGDAPLTFIQMWLAPLEPGGEPSYTTVPGIADSTPYALPAAGAMLHVRRLGAGERAAVPDAARVYVHVVAGGVRLGDEELEPGDSLRITGEAGLELVATGSAEILIWELSA, via the coding sequence GTGATTTCCGTACACCGAGCCGAAGACCGCTTCCTGGGCGGGGATCAGGACGCCGGCATCCTGTCCCGGCACGCCTTCTCCTTCGGCGGCTTCTACGACCCGGACAATCTGCGCTTCGGCGCGATCCTGGCGTGCAACTCGGAGCGGCTGGAGCGCGGCGCGGGTTTCGAGGAACACCCTCACAGCCATACGGAGATCGTCACCTGGGTCGTCGAGGGCGAGCTGACCCACCGCGACTCCACCGGCCACGCCACGGTCGTACGGCCCGGTGACCTCCAGCACCTCAGCGCCGCGTCCGGCGTGCGCCACGTCGAACGCAACGACGGGGACGCCCCGCTGACGTTCATCCAGATGTGGCTGGCACCGCTCGAACCCGGCGGCGAACCCTCGTACACGACCGTCCCCGGCATCGCCGACTCCACCCCGTACGCCCTCCCGGCGGCCGGTGCGATGCTGCATGTGCGCAGGCTGGGCGCGGGGGAGCGCGCGGCGGTGCCGGATGCGGCGCGGGTGTACGTCCATGTGGTGGCCGGGGGCGTACGGCTCGGCGACGAGGAGCTGGAGCCGGGCGACTCGCTACGGATCACCGGCGAGGCGGGGCTGGAGCTGGTGGCGACCGGATCGGCCGAGATCCTGATCTGGGAACTGTCGGCCTGA
- a CDS encoding PucR family transcriptional regulator gives MPRPDPEQPAANAAHLHAATLKRLEQSSGRLAANAIARMDESLPWYRAMPPENRSWIGLVAQAGIAAFTEWFRHPETPQAISTDVFGTAPRELTRAITLRQTVEMVRTTIEVMEAAIEEVAAPGDESVLREALLVYAREIAFATAQVYAQAAEARGAWDARLESLVVNAVLSGEADEGAVSRAAALGWNSPEHVCVVLGTAPDGDSELTVEAIRRAARHAKLQVLTGVLGNRLVVIAGGSDNPLHVAKALIGPYAAGPVVAGPVVPDLLAATRSAQAAAAGLKACGAWQDAPRPVLADDLLPERAMAGDPAARDQLVEEIYRPLEEAGSALLETLSVYLEQASSLEGAARMLFVHPNTVRYRLRRVTDVTGWSPSDVRSAFTLRIALILGRLAARDPQS, from the coding sequence GTGCCCCGACCCGATCCTGAGCAGCCCGCTGCGAACGCCGCCCACCTGCATGCCGCGACCCTGAAGCGCCTGGAACAGTCCTCCGGCCGGCTCGCCGCGAACGCGATCGCCCGCATGGACGAGTCGTTGCCGTGGTACCGGGCGATGCCACCGGAGAACCGGTCGTGGATCGGACTGGTGGCCCAGGCCGGTATCGCGGCGTTCACCGAGTGGTTCCGGCACCCGGAGACCCCGCAGGCCATCTCCACCGATGTGTTCGGCACGGCTCCGCGTGAGCTGACCCGGGCGATCACCCTGCGGCAGACCGTCGAGATGGTGCGTACGACGATCGAGGTCATGGAGGCCGCGATCGAGGAGGTCGCGGCGCCCGGCGACGAGTCGGTGCTGCGCGAGGCGCTGCTCGTCTACGCCCGGGAGATCGCCTTCGCGACCGCCCAGGTGTACGCGCAGGCCGCCGAGGCGCGCGGCGCCTGGGACGCCCGGCTGGAATCGCTCGTGGTGAACGCGGTGCTGTCCGGCGAGGCCGACGAGGGTGCCGTGTCACGTGCCGCGGCGCTCGGCTGGAACTCCCCCGAGCACGTCTGTGTGGTGCTCGGTACGGCCCCGGACGGCGACAGCGAGCTGACCGTGGAGGCGATCAGGCGGGCCGCCCGGCACGCGAAGCTCCAGGTCCTGACCGGGGTGCTCGGCAACCGCCTGGTCGTCATCGCGGGCGGCAGTGACAACCCGCTGCATGTCGCGAAGGCGCTGATCGGCCCGTATGCGGCGGGCCCCGTCGTCGCCGGCCCCGTGGTGCCCGACCTACTGGCGGCCACCCGGTCCGCGCAGGCCGCGGCCGCCGGGCTCAAGGCGTGCGGTGCCTGGCAGGACGCCCCCCGGCCGGTCCTCGCCGACGATCTGCTGCCGGAGCGCGCGATGGCGGGCGACCCCGCCGCGCGGGACCAGTTGGTGGAGGAGATCTACAGACCGCTGGAAGAAGCGGGCTCCGCCCTGCTCGAAACACTGAGTGTGTATCTGGAACAGGCGAGCAGCCTGGAGGGCGCGGCCAGAATGCTCTTCGTCCACCCGAACACCGTGCGCTACCGGCTCCGACGTGTGACAGACGTCACCGGATGGTCACCGTCCGACGTCCGCTCGGCGTTCACGCTGCGGATCGCCCTGATTCTGGGGCGCTTGGCCGCGAGAGATCCTCAGTCCTAG
- a CDS encoding ACP S-malonyltransferase produces the protein MLVLVAPGQGAQTPGFLTPWLDLPGATDRIAAWSDAIGLDLTHYGTKADADEIRDTSVAQPLLVAAGLLSAAALDASPDVVAGHSVGEITAAAFAGVIGDEAALRLVRTRGLAMAEAAAVTETGMAALLGGDPDVSVAHLEKLGLTPANVNGAGQIVAAGTAAQIAALTEDMPEGVRRVVTLKVAGAFHTHHMAPAVDRLREAAAELETADPAVTYVSNADGKAVATGDEVISRLVGQVANPVRWDLCMETFKELGVTALIEACPGGTLTGLAKRALPGVKTLALKTPDDLDAARALISEHAGV, from the coding sequence GTGCTCGTACTCGTCGCTCCCGGCCAAGGCGCTCAGACGCCCGGCTTCCTGACTCCCTGGCTCGATCTCCCCGGTGCCACCGACCGCATCGCGGCCTGGTCCGACGCCATCGGGCTCGACCTCACCCACTACGGCACCAAGGCCGACGCGGATGAGATCCGTGACACCTCGGTGGCACAGCCGCTGCTGGTGGCCGCCGGTCTGCTGTCCGCCGCCGCGCTCGACGCGTCGCCGGATGTCGTCGCAGGTCACAGCGTTGGCGAAATCACCGCCGCAGCCTTCGCCGGAGTCATCGGCGACGAGGCCGCGCTACGTCTCGTACGGACCCGCGGGCTCGCCATGGCCGAGGCCGCGGCGGTCACCGAGACCGGTATGGCGGCGCTGCTGGGCGGCGACCCCGACGTGTCGGTCGCGCACTTGGAGAAGCTCGGGCTGACCCCGGCGAACGTCAACGGAGCCGGCCAGATCGTCGCCGCGGGCACCGCCGCGCAGATCGCCGCGCTGACCGAGGACATGCCCGAGGGCGTGCGCCGCGTGGTGACCCTCAAGGTCGCCGGTGCCTTCCACACGCACCACATGGCCCCCGCCGTCGACCGGCTGCGCGAGGCCGCCGCGGAGCTGGAGACCGCCGACCCGGCCGTGACATATGTCTCGAACGCCGACGGGAAGGCCGTCGCCACCGGTGACGAGGTCATCTCGCGGCTGGTCGGCCAGGTGGCCAACCCGGTCCGCTGGGACCTGTGCATGGAGACCTTCAAGGAGTTGGGCGTCACGGCTCTCATCGAGGCATGCCCCGGCGGCACCCTCACGGGCCTTGCCAAGCGCGCGCTGCCCGGCGTCAAGACGCTCGCGCTCAAGACCCCCGACGACCTCGACGCGGCCCGCGCGCTCATCTCCGAGCACGCAGGCGTCTAA
- a CDS encoding ketoacyl-ACP synthase III: protein MSKIKPSQGAPYARIMGVGGYRPTRVVPNEVILETIDSSDEWIRSRSGIATRHWASEEETVAAMSVEASGKAIADAGIRPEQIGAVIVSTVSHFKQTPAIATEIAHLVGAGRPAAFDISAGCAGFGYGLTLAKGMIVEGSAEYVLVIGVERLSDLTDKEDRATAFLFGDGAGAVIVGPSKVPAIGPTVWGSEGDKSETIKQTVAWDEFHAERPEKFPAITQEGQAVFRWAVFEMAKVAQQALDAAGISPEDLDVFIPHQANMRIIDSMVKTLKLPENVTVARDVETTGNTSAASIPLAMERLLATGQAKSGDTALVIGFGAGLVYAATVVTLP from the coding sequence ATGTCGAAGATCAAGCCCAGCCAGGGCGCCCCGTACGCACGGATCATGGGTGTCGGCGGCTACCGCCCGACCCGTGTCGTGCCCAACGAGGTGATCCTCGAGACGATCGACTCGTCCGACGAGTGGATCCGTTCGCGCTCCGGCATCGCCACCCGCCACTGGGCCTCCGAGGAGGAGACCGTGGCCGCGATGTCCGTGGAGGCGTCCGGCAAGGCCATCGCGGATGCCGGGATCAGGCCCGAGCAGATCGGCGCCGTGATCGTCTCCACCGTCTCGCACTTCAAGCAGACCCCGGCCATCGCGACCGAGATCGCCCACCTGGTCGGTGCGGGCAGGCCCGCCGCCTTCGACATCTCGGCCGGCTGCGCGGGCTTCGGCTACGGGCTGACCCTCGCCAAGGGCATGATCGTCGAGGGTTCGGCGGAGTACGTGCTGGTCATCGGCGTGGAACGGCTCAGCGACCTCACCGACAAGGAGGACCGCGCGACGGCCTTCCTCTTCGGCGACGGCGCCGGCGCGGTCATCGTGGGCCCCTCCAAGGTGCCCGCCATAGGCCCGACCGTCTGGGGTTCCGAGGGCGACAAGTCCGAGACCATCAAGCAGACCGTGGCGTGGGACGAGTTCCACGCCGAGCGCCCGGAGAAGTTCCCGGCCATCACGCAGGAGGGCCAGGCGGTGTTCCGCTGGGCCGTCTTCGAGATGGCAAAGGTCGCCCAGCAGGCGCTGGACGCGGCCGGGATCTCCCCCGAGGACCTGGACGTCTTCATTCCGCACCAGGCCAACATGCGGATCATCGACTCGATGGTGAAGACCCTGAAGCTGCCGGAGAACGTCACCGTCGCCCGCGACGTGGAGACCACCGGCAACACCTCCGCCGCCTCGATTCCGCTCGCTATGGAGCGGCTTCTGGCGACCGGTCAGGCGAAGAGCGGCGACACCGCGCTCGTCATCGGCTTCGGGGCGGGTCTCGTCTACGCCGCGACGGTCGTTACCCTCCCCTAG
- a CDS encoding acyl carrier protein, producing MAATQEEIVKGLAEIVNEIAGIPVEDVQLDKSFTDDLDVDSLSMVEVVVAAEERFDVKIPDEDVKNLKTVGDAADYILKHQG from the coding sequence ATGGCCGCCACTCAGGAAGAGATCGTCAAGGGTCTCGCCGAGATCGTCAACGAGATCGCCGGTATCCCGGTCGAGGACGTCCAGCTGGACAAGTCCTTCACCGACGACCTGGACGTCGACTCGCTGTCCATGGTCGAGGTCGTCGTCGCCGCCGAGGAGCGCTTCGACGTCAAGATCCCCGACGAGGACGTCAAGAACCTCAAGACGGTCGGCGACGCTGCCGACTACATCCTCAAGCACCAGGGCTGA